A single region of the Mycteria americana isolate JAX WOST 10 ecotype Jacksonville Zoo and Gardens chromosome 10, USCA_MyAme_1.0, whole genome shotgun sequence genome encodes:
- the LOC142415343 gene encoding protein EOLA1-like isoform X3, which yields MKFGCLSFRQPYAGLVLNKVKTVETRWRPLLADYKNCTIAIHIAVKDWQDETWRAILLNRFGMTPKQVQDLLDKGEKFGRGVIAGLIDIGETSLYPENLPPEKILELENKAVLSNLEQKYLTVVSNPRWLLEPIPARGGKGVWQVDIPEELIPSEASVPTINSTGAVIHIMLY from the exons ATGAAATTTGGTTGCCTTTCTTTCCGACAACCCTACGCAGGATTAGTTTTAAACAAAGTCAAAACAGTAGAGACTCGCTGGCGTCCTTTGCTAGCAGACTACAAGAACTGCACCATTGCTATTCATATAGCTGTTAAGGACTGGCAAGATGAAACATGGAGAGCGATTCTTTTGAATAGGTTTGGTATGACACCAAAACAAGTGCAAGATTTGTTGGATAAAGGTGAAAAATTTGGCAGGGGAGTTATTGCAG GATTAATTGACATTGGAGAGACATCACTATATCCAGAAAACTTGCCTCCTGAAAAGATTCTGgagctggaaaacaaagctgTCCTCAGTAATCTAGAACAGAAATACTTGACTGTTGTTTCAAATCCAAGATGGCTCCTGGAACCGATTCctgccagaggaggaaaaggtgTGTGGCAGGTGGACATCCCCGAAGAACTGATCCCTTCAGAAGC GTCAGTGCCAACAATTAATTCAACTGGTGCAGTCATCCATATCATGCTTTACTGA
- the LOC142415343 gene encoding protein EOLA1-like isoform X2, with protein MKFGCLSFRQPYAGLVLNKVKTVETRWRPLLADYKNCTIAIHIAVKDWQDETWRAILLNRFGMTPKQVQDLLDKGEKFGRGVIAGLIDIGETSLYPENLPPEKILELENKAVLSNLEQKYLTVVSNPRWLLEPIPARGGKGVWQVDIPEELIPSEARSVPTINSTGAVIHIMLY; from the exons ATGAAATTTGGTTGCCTTTCTTTCCGACAACCCTACGCAGGATTAGTTTTAAACAAAGTCAAAACAGTAGAGACTCGCTGGCGTCCTTTGCTAGCAGACTACAAGAACTGCACCATTGCTATTCATATAGCTGTTAAGGACTGGCAAGATGAAACATGGAGAGCGATTCTTTTGAATAGGTTTGGTATGACACCAAAACAAGTGCAAGATTTGTTGGATAAAGGTGAAAAATTTGGCAGGGGAGTTATTGCAG GATTAATTGACATTGGAGAGACATCACTATATCCAGAAAACTTGCCTCCTGAAAAGATTCTGgagctggaaaacaaagctgTCCTCAGTAATCTAGAACAGAAATACTTGACTGTTGTTTCAAATCCAAGATGGCTCCTGGAACCGATTCctgccagaggaggaaaaggtgTGTGGCAGGTGGACATCCCCGAAGAACTGATCCCTTCAGAAGC CAGGTCAGTGCCAACAATTAATTCAACTGGTGCAGTCATCCATATCATGCTTTACTGA
- the LOC142415341 gene encoding uncharacterized protein LOC142415341, with the protein MASTEKFTQTEKKEFKMELSSLETSCDSVLDKGVDLSGSTSPLRPAYDKRAASDTAFGLPVEERSSQTSTKQPWSKREHLNSSEESSSKGDASTCLSFLKKLWDVVESDRFESIWWGDNGKCVVIHEELFEEEVLARRGHLRIFESESMKSFTHHLHLYGFTRKLWDFQNLGSRNDLLAEETAQEFHFYYNPNFRRHFPHPLMKYTQRFGPKNQTPAGFSPNMALHARHRKRKPDVELAWETTSEEESDLFLAGPRENMHTSAPRKAAPAKRRAWAATGVRHASPSTCTAALTNSDPAAAVGRAKLSPLAPSLLLQHSGPGPAGVQGAAPAAASPGRAMPAVPNSHFVPGLAPPTSPAVLAAAAPLSMPRPPRGQTPPYCHCPTCTCGPNSEPAGDGLGPQPGAC; encoded by the exons ATGGCTTCAACTGAAAAATTTActcaaactgagaaaaaagaatttaaaatggagCTTTCCTCATTGGAAACTTCATGTGATTCTGTTCTGGACAAGGGCGTTGATTTGTCAGGCTCGACTTCTCCTCTCCGGCCAGCATATGACAAAAGAGCAGCTAGTGACACTGCCTTTGGACTGCCAGTAGAAGAAAGATCTTCACAGACTTCCACTAAGCAACCCTGGTCAAAAAGAGAGCATCTGAATTCATCTGAGGAGAGCTCTAGCAAAGGCGATGCCTCTACCTGCCTCAGCTTTCTGAAGAAGCTCTGGGACGTTGTTGAAAGTGATCGGTTTGAGTCCATTTGGTGGGGTGACAACGGAAAGTGTGTGGTGATTCATGAAGAACTGTTCGAAGAGGAAGTACTAGCAAGGAGAGGACATCTGAGAATTTTTGAAAGTGAGAGCATGAAAAGCTTCACTCATCACCTCCATCTGTACGGGTTCACCAGAAAGCTgtgggattttcaaaacttgGGCTCGCGCAATGACTTGCTAGCGGAAGAAACAGCTCAGGAG tttcatttctACTACAACCCAAATTTTAGAAGACATTTTCCGCATCCGCTAATGAAGTATACGCAAAGATTTGGTCCAAAAAATCAAACACCAGCAGGATTTTCACCCAACATGGCTTTGCATGCACGCCACCggaaaagaaaaccagatgtTGAGCTTGCGTGGGAAACCACTTCTGAGGAGGAGAGCGATCTGTTTTTAGCAGGTCCAAGGGAGAACATGCACACCTCTGCACCCAGGAAGGCCGCACCTGCCAAGCGACGTGCCTGggcagctactggagtcagacatGCCTCTCCATCCACGTGCACCGCTGCTCTGACAAATTCAGACCCCGCGGCAGCAGTAGGCAGGGCGAAGCTCAGTCCTTTGGCCCCCTCCCTTTTGCTGCAGCacagcggccccggcccggctggCGTCCagggtgctgctcctgctgccgctTCCCCAGGTCGTGCCATGCCGGCCGTGCCCAACAGCCACTTTGTACCAGGGCTGGCACCTCCCACctctccagctgtgctggcagcagctgctcctctgtCTATGCCAAGGCCACCTCGGGGCCAAACTCCACCGTACTGCCACTGCCCAACTTGCACTTGTGGTCCAAACAGTGAACCTGCAGGTGATGGCCTTGGACCCCAGCCTGGGGCATGCTAG